From the Solanum lycopersicum chromosome 10, SLM_r2.1 genome, one window contains:
- the LOC101252337 gene encoding protein EXORDIUM-like 5: MSFFANLFLLFLVIQFGSNNGSEQTLNLINSNYFNPKLPPRTLSSNKKFEGSSDLVNLRYHMGPVLSSPINIYLIWYGKWTPSQQLLIKDFLLSVSTFNHRAAPSPSVAEWWSTVSLYTDQTGANISRSVLIAGEYSDRRYSQGTHLTRLSIQDVIAEAVKSKPFTVDHKKGIYLVLTSVDVTMQDFCRAVCGFHYFTFASKVGYTLPYAWVGNSGKQCPEVCAYPFAVPGYMGGNGPGALKSPNGDVGVDGMISVIGHELAELSSNPLVNAWYAGEDPVAPTEIGDLCEGLYGTGGGGGYMGQVMKDRDGRTYNLNGRRGRKYLVQWIWNPILKACAGPNAMD, from the coding sequence ATGTCGTTTTTCGCAAATctgtttcttttgtttcttgttATTCAGTTTGGATCTAACAATGGATCTGAACAAACTCTCAACCTGATAAACTCAAATTACTTCAATCCAAAACTCCCTCCGAGAACACTATCTTCGAATAAGAAATTTGAAGGTTCATCCGACTTGGTAAACCTTCGTTACCATATGGGTCCAGTTCTTTCTTCTCCGATCAACATTTACCTCATTTGGTACGGGAAATGGACACCGTCGCAGCAACTCCTTATTAAGGACTTCCTTCTTTCCGTATCTACTTTCAATCATCGCGCTGCGCCTTCACCTTCAGTAGCCGAGTGGTGGAGTACTGTTTCGTTGTACACTGACCAAACCGGAGCTAACATTTCTCGATCTGTACTCATCGCCGGAGAATATTCCGATCGTAGATACTCTCAAGGTACTCACCTCACCCGTCTCTCAATACAAGACGTCATTGCCGAAGCTGTTAAATCAAAACCCTTCACAGTCGACCATAAGAAAGGAATCTACCTAGTGTTAACTTCCGTCGACGTAACGATGCAGGATTTCTGCCGCGCTGTGTGTGGGTTTCATTACTTCACCTTTGCATCCAAAGTTGGTTACACACTTCCCTATGCTTGGGTTGGGAATTCCGGTAAGCAATGTCCTGAAGTCTGTGCATATCCATTTGCTGTTCCGGGATATATGGGAGGAAATGGACCAGGTGCATTGAAATCTCCAAACGGTGATGTTGGAGTAGACGGGATGATAAGCGTTATAGGTCATGAATTAGCTGAGTTATCGTCAAATCCATTAGTAAACGCTTGGTATGCAGGGGAGGACCCAGTTGCTCCGACGGAAATCGGTGATTTGTGTGAGGGTTTGTACGGTACAGGAGGCGGTGGAGGGTATATGGGACAGGTAATGAAGGACAGAGATGGCCGGACTTACAATTTGAAcggaagaagaggaagaaagtATTTGGTGCAGTGGATCTGGAACCCAATTCTGAAAGCCTGTGCTGGTCCCAATGCGATGGACTAG